One Caulobacter segnis genomic window carries:
- a CDS encoding response regulator gives MLKRLTDVTQLDGLVRYSRGVALSRLALVACFVLLLITFTPWRIAGLGVLEFGLYFALFLATELALRDPDPERAHRRLALQSDVLMLLLVTNACWLAVQIRLYEGPQPQVEAALLAICVLLFAALRVHLTRVSYVIGVVPPSLTLIWIAIDWSDPFRLTHYTLAMALFVAAVLVVTARQQATDRALTKAMRDLTRNHVALTQAMHESRAANRAKSELLAVASHEIRTPLNAILGFARALRGEPLTPRQADLAESVVESGEQLTRLLNGVLDQARADPLRAKLDVAPLDLRALARSVVRVWSGHARAIGVSLTLEDADPTLSFLVVADLVRVEQTLVNLVSNALGAVSAGGRVTLRLAGVVEGESLRVLVEVADTGPPIPPEDRARMFEAWDQTERGRIQGGTGVVLRVCAQNLALMGGEIAVDPPNATLAAGQGGRGGAVFWFAFAAPIHRPRPAPVPIDRTGREEIRVLAAEDNGANRKVLALALENAPVALTFAEDGALALDLWRAGIFDLILMDVNMPVLGGREAVREIRRTEPAGTRIPIWMLTANVFPEDVALYREDGADGVLRKPLDVAALYALLAEIAQKRMADA, from the coding sequence ATGTTGAAAAGGCTTACGGACGTCACCCAGCTCGACGGGCTGGTGCGCTATTCGCGTGGCGTCGCCTTGTCGCGCCTGGCGCTGGTCGCCTGTTTCGTCCTGTTGCTGATAACCTTCACGCCCTGGCGGATCGCCGGCCTGGGGGTCCTGGAGTTCGGTCTCTACTTCGCGCTGTTCCTGGCCACCGAGCTGGCCCTGCGCGACCCGGACCCGGAGAGAGCGCACAGACGCCTGGCCCTGCAGTCCGATGTCCTGATGCTGCTGCTGGTCACCAACGCCTGCTGGCTGGCCGTGCAAATCCGGCTCTACGAGGGGCCGCAGCCGCAGGTCGAGGCCGCGCTGCTGGCCATCTGCGTGCTGCTGTTCGCCGCTCTACGCGTGCACCTGACGCGGGTCAGCTACGTGATCGGCGTGGTCCCGCCGTCCCTGACCCTGATCTGGATCGCCATCGACTGGAGCGACCCGTTCCGGCTGACGCACTACACGCTGGCCATGGCCCTGTTCGTCGCCGCCGTGCTGGTGGTGACGGCGCGCCAGCAGGCGACGGACCGCGCCCTGACCAAGGCCATGCGCGACCTGACCCGCAACCACGTGGCCCTGACCCAGGCCATGCACGAGAGCCGCGCGGCCAACCGCGCCAAGAGCGAGCTGCTGGCCGTGGCCAGCCACGAGATCCGCACGCCGTTGAACGCCATCCTCGGCTTCGCCCGCGCCCTGCGCGGCGAGCCCCTGACGCCGCGCCAGGCGGACCTGGCCGAGAGCGTCGTGGAAAGCGGCGAGCAACTGACCCGACTGCTGAACGGGGTCCTCGACCAGGCCCGGGCCGACCCGCTGCGGGCCAAGCTGGATGTCGCGCCGCTGGATCTGCGGGCCCTGGCGCGGTCGGTGGTGCGGGTGTGGAGCGGCCACGCCCGCGCGATCGGCGTGTCACTGACCCTGGAGGACGCGGATCCGACCCTGTCGTTCCTGGTGGTCGCCGACCTCGTCAGGGTGGAGCAGACCCTGGTCAATCTGGTCTCCAACGCCCTGGGCGCGGTGTCGGCCGGCGGGCGCGTCACCCTGCGCCTGGCCGGCGTCGTGGAGGGCGAGAGCCTGCGGGTGCTGGTCGAGGTCGCCGACACCGGCCCGCCGATCCCGCCGGAGGACCGGGCGAGGATGTTCGAGGCCTGGGACCAGACCGAGCGCGGACGCATCCAGGGCGGCACGGGCGTGGTCCTGCGCGTCTGCGCTCAGAACCTGGCCCTGATGGGCGGCGAGATCGCCGTCGATCCCCCAAACGCGACACTGGCCGCCGGTCAAGGCGGGCGGGGCGGGGCGGTGTTCTGGTTCGCCTTCGCCGCGCCGATCCATCGGCCCCGGCCCGCGCCCGTCCCGATCGACAGGACCGGCCGCGAGGAGATCCGGGTCCTGGCCGCCGAGGACAACGGCGCCAACCGCAAGGTGCTGGCGCTGGCGCTGGAGAACGCGCCGGTGGCCCTGACCTTCGCCGAGGATGGGGCCCTGGCCCTGGACCTGTGGCGCGCGGGGATCTTCGATCTGATCCTGATGGACGTGAACATGCCGGTGCTGGGCGGGCGCGAGGCGGTGCGCGAGATCCGTCGCACCGAGCCGGCGGGGACCCGGATCCCGATCTGGATGCTGACCGCCAACGTCTTCCCCGAGGACGTCGCCCTCTATCGCGAGGACGGCGCGGACGGGGTGCTGCGCAAGCCGCTGGACGTGGCGGCCCTGTACGCCCTGCTGGCCGAGATCGCCCAGAAGCGAATGGCCGACGCCTGA
- a CDS encoding glycosyl hydrolase 53 family protein, protein MPAQRPNTRVSLIALSLSALLAAPADAAPQGTPKTYLGVDISYANEMEDCGAVYRAGGKTVEPYAFFKSAGANVARIRIWNDPDWTPYSNLKDVKRSIAKARKAGLQVLLDFHYSDDWADGDKQIAPKAWAKLSTPDQAKALYDFTRNTLAELDREGLMPDLVQVGNETNGEIVSSLAKAKEPIDWTRNALLFNAGIKAVRDAGAASAIKPRIMLHIAQPENVEPWFAAAAKAGVTDFDLIGISYYSKWSKRSMAQLGQTINRLRHLYSADVLVVETAYPFTNDGADSSPNLLGADSLIAGYPATPAGQKTYLTDLTQLVYANGGVGVVYWEPAWLSTRCKTRWGAGSNWENAALFDFKGQALEGVDWLKAPYVMPVDVTFRVSAHGEAARFIDGDFLGGVGPRPMTLENGAWTYRTRLMPGAAITAATATEAAAVADAAAKAATVGKGASVIPLD, encoded by the coding sequence ATGCCCGCCCAGCGCCCGAACACCCGCGTCTCGCTGATCGCCCTCTCGCTGTCGGCCCTGCTGGCCGCGCCAGCCGACGCCGCGCCCCAGGGGACGCCCAAGACCTACCTGGGCGTGGACATCTCGTACGCCAACGAGATGGAGGACTGCGGGGCGGTCTATCGCGCGGGCGGCAAGACGGTCGAGCCCTACGCCTTCTTCAAGTCAGCCGGGGCCAATGTCGCGCGGATCCGGATCTGGAACGATCCCGATTGGACCCCGTACTCGAACCTGAAGGACGTCAAGCGCAGCATCGCCAAGGCCCGCAAGGCCGGGCTGCAGGTGCTTCTGGACTTCCACTATTCCGACGACTGGGCCGACGGCGACAAGCAGATCGCCCCCAAGGCCTGGGCCAAGCTGTCGACACCCGACCAGGCCAAGGCGCTGTACGATTTCACCCGGAACACCCTGGCCGAACTGGACCGCGAGGGGCTGATGCCCGACCTCGTCCAGGTGGGCAACGAGACCAACGGCGAGATCGTCTCCAGCCTGGCCAAGGCCAAGGAACCGATCGACTGGACGCGCAACGCTCTGCTGTTCAACGCCGGGATCAAGGCCGTGCGCGACGCCGGGGCGGCCTCGGCGATCAAGCCGCGGATCATGCTGCACATCGCCCAACCCGAGAACGTCGAGCCCTGGTTCGCGGCGGCGGCGAAGGCCGGCGTCACCGACTTCGACCTGATCGGGATCAGCTACTACAGCAAGTGGTCCAAGCGCTCGATGGCGCAGCTGGGTCAGACCATCAACCGCCTGCGCCACCTCTATTCGGCCGACGTGCTGGTGGTCGAGACGGCCTATCCGTTCACCAACGACGGGGCCGACAGCTCGCCGAACCTGCTGGGCGCGGATTCGCTGATCGCCGGCTATCCGGCCACCCCGGCGGGCCAGAAGACGTACCTGACCGACCTGACCCAGCTGGTTTACGCCAACGGCGGGGTGGGGGTCGTCTATTGGGAGCCGGCGTGGCTCTCGACCCGGTGCAAGACACGTTGGGGCGCGGGCTCCAACTGGGAGAACGCGGCCCTGTTCGACTTCAAGGGCCAGGCCCTGGAGGGCGTCGACTGGCTGAAGGCGCCGTATGTCATGCCGGTGGATGTCACCTTCCGTGTGTCGGCCCACGGCGAGGCGGCGCGGTTCATCGACGGCGACTTCCTGGGCGGGGTCGGTCCGCGCCCGATGACGCTGGAGAACGGCGCCTGGACCTACCGCACGCGTCTGATGCCGGGCGCCGCGATCACGGCCGCCACGGCGACCGAAGCGGCGGCCGTCGCGGACGCGGCCGCCAAGG